In one window of Drosophila mauritiana strain mau12 chromosome X, ASM438214v1, whole genome shotgun sequence DNA:
- the LOC117147139 gene encoding E3 ubiquitin-protein ligase MARCH7, with translation MSHHQHVLSEAAALRLINGLEAAANATPLGGQPHQSAAAEATCSSQIVASAHRMASGTPTASMAALEISSARQRMLPQIPRSPLQESLHSANESGNSCRICRWNHNDMDIIKCPCNCKGSVGYIHLKCLKRWIMHRRDNRCEICNAVFDIAEERASLKQMIRTFCCGRCCGLIVKHLLFSASLMPLAHVILQQVLQCMDNMNQGNTDQFTVQEVFVASCALLTSSALFFHFFEFVTTRFMLIRNILSHWWMFGSTSDYELVEIEDDSIDFFDD, from the exons ATGTCGCATCATCAACACGTTCTTTCCGAGGCCGCTGCCCTCCGTCTGATTAACGGTCTGGAGGCAGCCGCCAATGCCACACCCCTCGGCGGTCAGCCGCATCAGTCCGCGGCAGCTGAAGCCACCTGCTCGTCACAAATCGTAGCATCGGCCCATCGCATGGCCAGTGGCACGCCCACTGCATCCATGGCAGCCCTGGAAATATCCTCAGCACGGCAACGGATGCTGCCACAGATACCGCGAAGTCCTCTACAGGAGAGCCTACATTCGGCGAACGAGAGCGGAAACTCGTGCCGCATCTGCCGCTGGAACCACAACGACATGGATATCATCAAGTGTCCGTGCAACTGCAAGGGCAGCGTG GGCTACATCCACCTGAAGTGCTTGAAGCGCTGGATCATGCACAGGCGGGATAATCGCTGCGAGATCTGCAATGCGGTCTTTGACATCGCGGAGGAGCGGGCCAGTCTGAAGCAGATGATCCGAACCTTCTGCTGCGGCCGTTGTTGCGGCCTGATTGTGAAGCATCTGCTATTTAGCGCCTCGCTTATGCCACTAGCCCATGTCATATTGCAGCAG GTGCTGCAGTGCATGGATAATATGAATCAGGGCAACACCGATCAGTTCACCGTTCAGGAGGTGTTTGTCGCCTCCTGCGCGCTCCTGACCTCCAGTGCACTGTTCTTCCACTTCTTTGAGTTTGTCACCACGCGGTTCATGCTCATCCGGAACATTCTGAGCCACTGGTGGATGTTTGGCAGCACCTCCGACTATGAACTGGTGGAGATCGAGGATGACTCCATCGATTTTTTCGATGATTAG
- the LOC117147133 gene encoding amyloid protein-binding protein 2, translating into MAGQQLLMPRLFPNFPKTLYDLSLQALIESMNTKIPALDRINRLSELPRNLLIDVYEKMSQVESLKDTLLEELAQLEVFSRLVRYPFARSQLLRIMASLMASNKMLAKRLSENYVSRYDVVTGQDSQEEEKLESSMDTLEDRSVELNTLYTYDAESSDADTTSAEFNDEFSVDIESIIGVPQRRAYPDKLEAFNDSDLEELSAVELQVIDLGLRLGSFLSEAGWMQESITVLACLNVRLKDLPTHKHWLQFRLDCLQRLLYAESAHCNFKEAHKTYVELMGLNKWLNRNVPNQLVAITYSQISAMYFARNEYKNSHLWSGLAMRFLKGIANPRIIIDVLRQAAKACVVKRDFSRANLLICQAVRRAREHFGPKHQKYGDALLDYGFFLLNVDSVFQSVYIYKEALAVRRGIFGNMNFHVAIAHEDLSYAYYVHEYSTGDFSCAQDHVDKAVNIMQHLVPSNHLMLASAKRVKALLLEEIALDKMADGIDEEDLLLQSEELHNFALILSLQVFGEVNVQTAKHYGNLGRLYQTMNRFEEAERMHKKAIKIKSELLGHFDYEVGLSIGHLASLYNYQMKKYRDAEQLYMRSIDISLRLFGNSYSGLEYDYLGLCHVYETLHNFEKYLKYANKLENWQLLRGQNITQNKSSYPAIEVDYSIEEVKTKYFSMCVSKKSAHYSVHAEDTYQN; encoded by the exons ATGGCTGGCCAACAGCTCCTGATGCCCAGATTATTTCCCAACTTCCCGAAGACCCTATACGACCTGTCGCTGCAGGCCCTCATCGAGAGTATGAACACAAAGATTCCGGCGCTGGACAGGATCAACCGACTGTCTGAGCTGCCACGCAACTTGCTCATCGATGTTTACGAAAAG ATGTCTCAAGTGGAGTCCTTGAAGGACACgctgctggaggagctggccCAGCTTGAGGTATTCTCTCGACTCGTTCGCTATCCATTTGCCCGCAGCCAATTGCTGCGCATAATGGCCTCACTAATGGCCAGCAATAAGATGCTGGCCAAAAGACTCAGCGAGAACTATGTGTCGCGCTATGATGTGGTGACCGGTCAGGACAGTCAGGAGGAAGAGAAGCTGGAGTCGAGCATGGATACACTTGAAGATCGCTCAGTGGAGCTCAATACACTGTATACCTACGATGCCGAATCTTCAGATGCAGACACCACCAGTGCCGAATTTAATGACGAATTCAGTGTGGATATCGAAAGCATAATAGGTGTCCCACAGCGGAGAGCATACCCGGATAAACTCGAGGCGTTCAACGATTCTGACCTCGAGGAGCTGTCCGCCGTGGAGCTGCAGGTCATCGACCTAGGCCTACGCCTCGGATCGTTTCTCTCGGAGGCTGGATGGATGCAGGAGAGCATTACCGTGCTGGCATGCCTTAATGTAAGACTGAAGGATCTGCCGACTCACAAACACTGGTTGCAGTTCCGACTCGACTGCCTGCAGCg CCTTCTGTACGCCGAATCAGCCCATTGCAACTTCAAGGAGGCACACAAAACCTACGTGGAATTGATGGGTCTAAACAAATGGCTTAATAGGAACGTGCCAAACCAGCTGGTGGCCATAACCTACAGTCAGATTTCGGCCATGTACTTTGCCCGCAATGAGTATAAGAACAGTCATTTGTGGAGCGGTCTCGCCATGCGATTTTTAAAGGGAATTGCGAATCCACG CATCATCATCGATGTTCTGCGCCAGGCGGCCAAGGCCTGTGTCGTTAAGCGGGACTTTTCCCGGGCTAATCTGCTGATCTGCCAGGCGGTGCGACGAGCACG TGAGCACTTTGGCCCAAAGCACCAGAAGTATGGCGATGCACTGCTGGATTACGGATTTTTCCTACTCAATGTGGACTCCGTGTTCCagtctgtatatatatacaaagaGGCACTGGCCGTGCGCCGTGGTATTTTTGGGAATATGAACTTTCACGTGGCCATTGCCCACGAGGATTTGTCCTATGCCTACTATGTTCACGAGTACAGCACCGGTGACTTTAGCTGTGCCCAGGATCACGTGGACAAGGCTGTTAATATCATGCAGCATCTGGTGCCCAGCAATCATCTGATGTTGGCATCGGCGAAGCGCGTGAAGGCACTCCTACTGGAGGAGATTGCGCTGGACAAGATGGCTGATGGCATTGACGAGGAGGATCTGCTGCTCCAATCCGAGGAGCTGCACAACTTCGCCCTGATTCTCTCGCTGCAAGTGTTTGGCGAGGTGAATGTGCAGACGGCGAAGCACTATGGAAATCTGGGGCGGTTATACCAAACGATGAATCGTTTCGAGGAGGCGGAGCGAATGCACAAAAAGGCGATCAAAATTAAGTCGGAACTGCTGGGTCACTTTGACTACGAGGTGGGCCTGTCCATTGGGCATTTGGCCTCGCTGTACAACTATCAGATGAAGAAATACCGTGACGCCGAGCAGCTTTACATGCGCAGCATTGATATAA GCCTGCGTCTGTTCGGGAACTCATACTCTGGCCTGGAGTACGATTATTTGGGTCTGTGCCACGTCTACGAAACATTGCACAACTTTGAAAAGTATTTGAAGTATGCGAACAAGCTGGAGAACTGGCAGCTGCTGCGTGGCCAAAACATCACTCAAAAT AAGTCCAGCTATCCCGCCATCGAGGTGGACTATTCTATCGAGGAGGTCAAGACCAAGTACTTCAGCATGTGCGTCTCCAAAAAAAGCGCACACTACTCGGTGCACGCAGAGGACACGTACCAGAACTGA